One window of Triticum dicoccoides isolate Atlit2015 ecotype Zavitan chromosome 5A, WEW_v2.0, whole genome shotgun sequence genomic DNA carries:
- the LOC119297140 gene encoding myb-related protein 308-like has protein sequence MGRSPCCEKAHTNKGAWTKEEDQRLIAHIKDHGEGCWRSLPKAAGLLRCGKSCRLRWINYLRPDLKRGNFSDEEDELIIKLHEFLGNKWSLIAGRLPGRTDNEIKNYWNTHVKRKLLARGVDPQTHRPLNAGTTAVQGMHTPSSPVVASGASPHHLAGGSSCSPDASGHSSDADDSVSLPPSLAGNLGVGMIDLNLSISPPYQPPLSRKADGVLRTGYSERQKICLCLNRLGLHGGEGCSCEIR, from the exons ATGGGGAGATCGCCGTGCTGCGAGAAGGCGCACACCAACAAGGGCGCCTGGACCAAGGAAGAGGATCAGCGGCTCATCGCCCACATCAAGGACCATGGAGAAGGGTGCTGGAGATCGCTCCCCAAAGCAGCAG GGTTGCTGCGTTGTGGAAAGAGCTGCCGGCTGCGGTGGATCAACTACCTGAGGCCGGACCTTAAGCGCGGCAATTTCTCCGACGAGGAGGACGAGCTCATCATCAAGCTTCACGAGTTCCTCGGAAACAA GTGGTCGCTGATCGCCGGGAGGCTGCCGGGGAGGACGGACAACGAGATCAAGAACTACTGGAACACGCACGTCAAGCGCAAGCTCCTCGCCCGCGGCGTCGACCCGCAGACCCACCGcccgctcaatgctggcaccaccgCCGTGCAGGGGATGCACACGCCTTCGTCCCCCGTCGTGGCGAGCGGCGCCAGCCCTCACCACCTCGCGGGCGGCTCCAGCTGCTCGCCCGATGCGAGCGGCCACAGCAGCGACGCCGACGACAGCGTGTCCTTGCCGCCGTCACTGGCGGGGAACCTCGGCGTGGGCATGATCGACCTGAACCTGTCCATAAGCCCGCCCTACCAGCCGCCGCTAAGCCGAAAAGCGGATGGTGTTCTTAGGACGGGATACTCGGAGAGGCAGAAGATATGCTTGTGCTTGAACCGGCTGGGGTTGCACGGCGGCGAGGGGTGCAGCTGTGAGATTCGTTGA